From the Acidicapsa ligni genome, one window contains:
- a CDS encoding MFS transporter, with the protein MSQMTRPQKARWATALMFAVDGIGFGVWAAHIPVFKDHLHLSSTALSEVLLALVVGSIVTMPIAGQAISRFGSRRVVWAAASAYILAITGLSFVNSLWPLIIAAAIFGASKGGFDVSVNAQGVWVERQVGKRIMSSFQGFWSLGGLLGACLTSYALRRGGSTHQDFFRTCVALAICAIAACPFLLEEEIQPATKNRLRLPDPALLRLAGIAFLGLFAEGAMADWDGVYLNTSVGVSLSLAAIGYAAFSLSMAAGRFCGDWLLARLTPVIILRICGLFLFSGLAIALIFNGWWSSLIGFIFAGLGVANIVPVIWGAAGRNRVIGAGPALATVTTIGYFGFLAGPPIIGAVTTVLNVRLALIIVALFGVAIAASAQIAAQTDE; encoded by the coding sequence TGAGCCAAATGACGCGACCGCAAAAGGCACGCTGGGCAACTGCCCTCATGTTCGCAGTCGATGGCATCGGTTTCGGCGTCTGGGCCGCTCACATCCCCGTCTTCAAAGACCATCTCCATCTGTCCTCCACCGCTCTCAGCGAAGTACTCCTGGCACTCGTAGTCGGCTCCATCGTCACCATGCCGATCGCCGGGCAAGCCATCTCGCGCTTCGGCAGCCGCCGTGTCGTCTGGGCCGCAGCCTCCGCCTACATCCTCGCCATTACCGGCCTGAGCTTCGTAAACAGCCTTTGGCCGCTGATCATCGCCGCCGCCATCTTCGGAGCATCCAAAGGAGGCTTCGACGTCTCAGTAAACGCCCAGGGAGTCTGGGTCGAGCGACAGGTTGGCAAGCGCATCATGAGTTCCTTCCAGGGTTTCTGGAGCCTCGGTGGTCTCCTCGGAGCCTGCCTCACCAGCTATGCTCTTCGCCGCGGCGGCAGCACGCATCAGGATTTCTTTCGCACCTGTGTTGCTCTGGCCATCTGTGCCATCGCAGCCTGCCCATTTCTGCTCGAAGAAGAAATACAGCCCGCCACCAAAAACCGTCTGCGCCTGCCCGATCCAGCACTCCTGCGCCTCGCTGGAATCGCCTTCCTCGGTCTCTTCGCCGAAGGAGCGATGGCCGACTGGGACGGCGTTTATCTCAACACCAGCGTCGGAGTCAGCCTCTCCCTGGCCGCCATCGGCTACGCGGCATTTTCCCTCTCGATGGCTGCGGGCCGTTTCTGCGGAGACTGGCTTCTCGCCCGCTTAACGCCCGTCATCATCCTGCGCATCTGTGGCCTGTTTCTCTTTAGCGGACTCGCCATCGCACTCATCTTCAACGGCTGGTGGTCAAGCCTGATCGGCTTCATCTTCGCCGGACTCGGCGTCGCCAACATCGTGCCCGTAATCTGGGGAGCAGCCGGCCGCAACCGCGTCATCGGAGCAGGCCCGGCGCTCGCCACCGTAACCACTATCGGCTACTTCGGCTTCCTCGCCGGACCACCCATCATCGGCGCAGTCACCACCGTCCTCAACGTTCGACTGGCCCTGATCATCGTCGCTCTCTTCGGCGTGG